Proteins found in one Dermacentor silvarum isolate Dsil-2018 chromosome 8, BIME_Dsil_1.4, whole genome shotgun sequence genomic segment:
- the LOC119462501 gene encoding LOW QUALITY PROTEIN: double-stranded RNA-specific adenosine deaminase-like (The sequence of the model RefSeq protein was modified relative to this genomic sequence to represent the inferred CDS: substituted 1 base at 1 genomic stop codon), which yields MMNDSHAEVMARRSFLKFLYQHPEPTEDGQRIRIKPDVSFHQHISTAPCGDEAHFAHTTKPDDKNKTQDQNSEQHHPLFTKSCQGLLRTKLEAGEGTVPVDLNTDYQTWDAILXVERLRTMSCNDKIARWNALHLQEALLSHFLQPVYLSSITLGNLYHHVHLSRAVCCNLEGEPGLDSLLLTRYTLHHPTLGCVSGHNPPRDTENE from the exons ATGATGAACGATTCACACGCAGAAGTAATGGCAAGGAGGAGCTTTCTCAAGTTTCTATACCAGCA CCCAGAACCTACGGAGGATGGTCAGCGCATCCGCATCAAGCCGGACGTCTCTTTCCACCAGCACATTTCCACCGCGCCCTGTGGCGACGAGGCCCATTTCGCCCACACGACAAAGCCAGACGACAAGAACAAGACACAGGATCAGAACAGCGAACAGCATCACCCACTCTTCACCAAGAGCTGCCAGGGGCTCCTGCGAACAAAGCTGGAAGCAGGCGAAGGCACGGTCCCCGTGGATCTGAATACAGACTACCAGACCTGGGATGCCATCCTGTAAGTTGAACGACTGCGTACCATGTCCTGCAATGATAAGATTGCTCGCTGGAATGCTCTCCATCTGCAAGAGGCTCTGCTCAGCCACTTTCTGCAGCCTGTCTATCTGAGCTCCATCACCCTGGGTAATCTGTATCACCACGTGCACCTGTCTCGGGCGGTCTGTTGCAATCTGGAAGGAGAGCCCGGGCTGGACAGCCTGTTGCTGACACGCTACACCCTGCACCACCCGACACTGGGCTGCGTGAGCGGCCACAACCCACCCCGCGACACcgagaatgaatga